The DNA sequence CATAGCTTCTCGGCCGAGGCATTCTCCTCGTCCTGGTCGCGCCCCGTCGAAGCGAGGCCGGTGtcgtgtggcggcggcggcgaggatgACGTGCTCGACCTGGACTCCCCGTGGGTGGCGGAGGGCGAGGCGGAATCGAGGTTGgaggcggccgcggcggcgggaCTTCACCTCCGCGCCGAGGAGGAGGGGGACGAGGATGAGATACGAGACAACCGGCAGCGACAGGAGGACGAGGTCTGGTAACTAATCAAATTGGGGAAACTTCGCTAATCTCGTAGCATTGGTCTGTGGTGTGAGAATTGCAATGCAATTTCTCTGTTCGTACGACTATGGTGCTGACCTGCAGCGTTGGGAGTATTTGGAATTACCAGGATTTGGGCGAGGGTTTTGCCAGAGAATAACTATGAGAACTACGAAATTCTATTAAGAAATATGTTGCTGGTCCTTTGCACTATTTCAATTTGGCGCTTGTAGCATTTTAATTTGAGTTACTCCTGTCCCGCAAATTGATTTTGAATTACTTCTGGATCCTGGTAAATTGCATACAAGGGAAAGAAGCTTTGTTTTACGCGTGTACTGAATTTAGGCTGTGTTGATTCTGAATTTATGAGTGTCTCCGCTTCATCCAGCATTGTTACTTTGCACTATCGTATAACAGGTCATTTGTTTGCTCACTTGATCTCATCATTTACTGCAGTTGATGGCATTGGAAGCGATATATGGGGATGACCTGGTTGAATTTGAGAGCAAAGAAGGGCTCCATTATTTCCAGGTTTCCTGTGCTGGCCATATGTGGTTTTTCAAATTGCCATCAGTGATATTTCCTCTTCTTCCCAGGAAGTGAAAATATGGGTTTAATGgtttttcttctttttatttAATTACAGATTTACATACATTATGATCTGCATGATGGCGCTGAAGTGTGTGCTAAATTGTCTTCAGCTAGTGGAAATCGAAAAGATGGATGTCCTAATGATTGTACAGAGGAACATGATGATGAACCAGATGAATTCTCTTACACGTGCAACTTTGAGCACCTGCCTCCTTTGATACTGACATGCTTGCTTCCGAAGTCCTACCCAAGCAAAGACCCCCCATATTTTAATGTCACTGCTAAATGGATGGATGGGCATAATGTTTCTCAACTCTGTGAGATGCTTGACACCATTTGGGCAGAGCTACCAGGGCAAGAAGTGGTATACCAGTGGGTTGAGTGGATACGTAACTCTTCTTTGTCATATCTCCTGTTTGATGGTAAAATCACATTGGGTTCAGATTGTCCAACCCACAAAGGAGATAACCGTGCAATCTCAAGAAATCTCTCACTGGAGTCTGTGATCCCTTCAATGCTTAATTACAGCAGTAAGAAGCAGTACGAAGCTTTTCTCGAGAATCTCCATACATGCAGGATATGCCTTAACCAGAGCAAAGGTAGGCCTTTTCTCTTTTTGCTTGTTCGTGCAGCCATACCAATGATTATTCCGTTTTAATGGATTGGCCTGGGCTTTCTTTTGAAGAATACCACTTATTCTATGGCGATCAGTCCACACTGTACTTTGTAATCTTGTTTAACTGTGCCCTTGTGGTAACCAATACCTGGCTGATATGTTGATGCTTCATAGTGGTGATTAAGAACCAATGAACCTGTTATTTATTTCTAGTCGAGTTTCTTAAGAAACTGAATGAGGCTCATTAAATTCATTTCCTTAGTAAACTAACTTCCATTCTGAAACAACCAGGTTCAAACTTCGTCAGGCTTCCATGCCAGCACTTATTTTGTGTGAAATGCATGGAGACCTTATGCAGGATGCATGTGAAGGAAGGTACCGTGTTTCATTTGGTGTGCCCTGAGACGAAATGCAATGCTTCTATTCCACCATATCTGTTGAAGAGGCTTCTGAGGGAAGAAGAGTTCGAACGTTGGGATAGGCTTGCTCTTGAGAAAGCATTGGACTCGATGTCAGATGTGGTTTACTGTCCCAAGTGTGCGATCGGTTGCTTGGAAGATGAGGATAACAATGCACAATGTCCAAAATGTTCCTTTATCTTCTGCTCGTTTTGCAAGGACCCACGCCATCCAGGGAAACAGTGTCTAACTGCAGAACAAAAGCTCCAGCGCAAACAGGTAAAATATCAGCATTGGTGGAAACTTAGAAAGTTAGAATCTAGGGTATTTTGTTTCAAACTTGCATTCATATTTAACTGTGCAGTTCATATGCATCTTGGTAGAGTGTAGCTCAATAAAAGTCTTGTGGTTTAAATCCTTCAATGATACAATTAAGATCTTTGGACAGTACCATACACCTTTGGACCTCTTTGCTGCGGAGTTACTTATCAACTGTTGACATGTTACTAAACATTTTCTATCCGTTGTCTGCAATTTTATGTTTGCAGGCGTCAGGCAGGATGACTGAGTGGGAGATGGTAAAAGAACTGCTGAGTATAAAAAAGCTGTACAGAGATGCTATATTATGTCCAAAATGCAAGATGCCCATCAGCAGAACTGAAGGGTGCAACAAAATAGAGTGCGGCAACTGTGGTCAGTTCTTGTGCTTCCGCTGTGGCAAGGCCATAACTGGATATGATCATTTCAGGTAGACTGTTCAAAATTCAAAGTTACTAGGTTCTTTAAAAGCAAGGGAATCCAGTCAGG is a window from the Triticum urartu cultivar G1812 unplaced genomic scaffold, Tu2.1 TuUngrouped_contig_5438, whole genome shotgun sequence genome containing:
- the LOC125529226 gene encoding E3 ubiquitin-protein ligase RNF14-like — translated: MAVASAVSSSSRALGSHRDVPAHSFSAEAFSSSWSRPVEARPVSCGGGGEDDVLDLDSPWVAEGEAESRLEAAAAAGLHLRAEEEGDEDEIRDNRQRQEDELMALEAIYGDDLVEFESKEGLHYFQIYIHYDLHDGAEVCAKLSSASGNRKDGCPNDCTEEHDDEPDEFSYTCNFEHLPPLILTCLLPKSYPSKDPPYFNVTAKWMDGHNVSQLCEMLDTIWAELPGQEVVYQWVEWIRNSSLSYLLFDGKITLGSDCPTHKGDNRAISRNLSLESVIPSMLNYSSKKQYEAFLENLHTCRICLNQSKGSNFVRLPCQHLFCVKCMETLCRMHVKEGTVFHLVCPETKCNASIPPYLLKRLLREEEFERWDRLALEKALDSMSDVVYCPKCAIGCLEDEDNNAQCPKCSFIFCSFCKDPRHPGKQCLTAEQKLQRKQASGRMTEWEMVKELLSIKKLYRDAILCPKCKMPISRTEGCNKIECGNCGQFLCFRCGKAITGYDHFRSKGCQLFAPVDNDTTVWQRRMEVLKNERVMRAQRRQVAGSDTVKCPKCRQEVLKDDDKYIYCWTCRASYSTRSKQHGQGSSRSRMRGKGAIKDDQGDA